The genome window ATTAACCTCGCTTTTTGTATCAAACCATCATTTTATCATGCGGTTATTTATAGTACTGATTGCAGCCATTGTACTTTACATTAATACACAGGGACAATCTCCCGAGCAATACCTTTACCGAGAACCTGTGGCTACCGGCAGCAAGACTCCTATTGATTTCAATGGCATCGAGCAATGGAAAGCAGTTTTGTCGGCAGTTGACTTCCGCAGTGCCACCCTCAGCCGCGATGGCCGCTATTGCAGTTATGCTACTAAGGAGGGCGTAGTAGTACAATCGACAGAAAATGACTGGCGGCACATAGTGCTGGGCATCAAACCGGGTTTCTTCGCAGGCAATAACCGGCAGTATATTTTCCAGTCAAAAGACAGCCTTTGCTTTCTGTCATTGGGCAGTGATGCAAAAACCGTGATAAGCGGCGTAATTGCTTACCAGTTGCCCCAAAATGATGACTGTAATGAGTGGATTGCCATTATGCTGAAGGATGGTTCCTGCATCCTAAAAAACCTCCTAAACGGTAAGGAGCGTCACTTTAACAACGCCGGGATACCAAGCTTCACCCATAAAGACTGGTTTGGCTACCTTAATAAAAACGGAAACTTGTCGGTAATGCAACTTGCCACTGGTAAAACAACATGGCACGATCATGTAAGCAGTTATGACTTTGATGAAAATGGGCGGGTATTGATTTTACTAGCACATGATGGTGAGAGAAGAAACTTGCAATGGGTAAACCCGACCTCTGGCCAATCAAAGGAAATATGGTCAACCTCCGACAAGCATATTGGAATAGGCGGGCACTTAGTAGATGCCTCCGGTAGCCGAATAGTATTTCTTGTGGAAGCAAAGCAATCTGGTAAATTGACGCCAACTATCTGGTATTATCAAAAAGGTATGGAACAAGCAGCGGAAATGGTCAATCATCGAACAGTTGTCAGCCTCAATGCTGACCTGGAGCTTGTTCCCCAGTTACCAAGATTTAGTGCGAATGGTAAATATATTGTATTCGATCTGAAAGAAACAGAAAATGATAACCAAAAAACCAGTCCAAATGCGGTGCAGTTGGATGTATGGCATTATAAAGACAAGTTTATGATGTCTGCACAACTTGAAGATATAAACATCTCATCTAAAAAGAAAAATAGGAAGTCACGAATATGGAAAGAAAAAATATACAGTGCGGCTATCGCAACCGAAGGAGCTAAAGAGACTTTATTATTGTCTACGCCCGAAGAACCATTACTCACGCTCCGAGGAGATTATGCTTTGACCATAAAAAATGAGAATACGAGCCGGCTTTGGGAAAAGTTGCCACCAAGTTATTTTGTTGTATCGTTGAAGAATGGCGGGCGCCGGCAACTTAAAAGGAGCATTACTCATATTTTTTACCCTCCTAATGATAATAGCTGGATTCTCTGTTTTGATGGAAGAGAGCGGCAGTACCTTTGTTATAATTTTTCCACAGACAGTTATCAAAACCTTTCTGCTGCTATTCCTTATAATTTAGCAGGAGGAGTTTTTGAATTTTTTAAATTTATCCAATCTAAAGTACCCGAAAGCCAGAATTTTTGGTGGTTAGAAGGAAGGAAGTCAGTATTGGTCAATGATTATTATGATATCTGGGAGCTGGATGTAACTGGCAAAAAGTCTCCTGTAAATATAACTGGGGAATATGGGCGCAAAAATAATATCCGATTTGATATCATTCCTTGCCAGGGAGAACGTGAACCTTATTCTCCCAATATTAAAGTTCGTCCTGATATCCGCTTGTTGTTGTCGGCTGTCAATATGACGACAAAGGAAACTGGTTTTTATGCGATCCGGCCGGACAGACCTGGCGATCCTGAGCCATTATCCATAGGTGCTCACGTGCAATATTTACCTGACAGGTTAGCATATGGAGATGTATCAAGAGGGCTATTGCCTTTAAAGGCTCATGATGCAGATGTATGGCTGGTGCAGCGGATGACCAACTCAGAGCCTCCTAATCTGTATGTGACCCGGGATTTGAAAACAATGAAGAAACTCACGAATGTATCCCCACCCCAAAGGTATAATTGGCTTACTACGGAACTGGTATCTTTTACTCAGCAGGATGGCAGCATAACCAAAGGATTACTTTACAAGCCTGAAAACTTTGATGAGAATAAGAAGTACCCTGTATTAATCTATTATTATAAACAGGAAACTCTGCGCCTGCATGATTACCTCGAGCCTGATTATACAAAGTCTGCTCATATTAATATTCCCTGGTTTGTAAGTCGCGGATATCTCGTATTTATACCTGATATTTATTTTAATAAGGCTTTAAAAGGAGCTGCTGCACTTAATGCCGTGGAAGGCGCGGCCACCTGGTTAGCCAGACGGCCGTTTGTGGACAGTACAAAAATGGCCATATCAGGCCATAGTGTAGGCGGTGCACTCACAATCTATATTCTTACTCATAGTACCCGGTTTGCTGCAGTATTTGAAGGAGCTGGGGCTAGTGATTTGGTAACGAATCAACTTCAACTTACCGATCTTGGAACCCCCAGAATGCAATCTCAAGTAAGTGAGGATTCAATACAAGGTTCCGATATCTGGACACATCGTGACAGGTATCTTGAAAATCCCATCCTGCATGTTGACAAGATAATGAGTCCGCTTTTGATGTTTCACAATAAAGTTGATGGAGCTGTACCTTTTCTGCAAGCGTTAGAATTATTCGTCTCTATGTGGCGGATGGGAAAAAAAGCTTGGTTATTGCAATATGACCAAGGCAACCATGGTGTGATCCTTAAAAAGGATGCCCAAGACCTCACGATACGTGTGACTCAATTCTTTGATCATTATCTGAAGGGAGCACCTGCTCCAGTATGGATGACTCGTGGTATTGATGCGCGGCTGAAAGGCATTGAAACGGGATTGGAACTGGATAAAGCAGACGTTCAGCCATAACACAACCTGAAACCCTAATACCAACCGCTCCGTTTTAAAAAACGCAACATAGGATCGAGCCATTCCTCTACCGGCAGGCGCTGGGTGAAACCATGATCGCCCCGGGGGTAAATGTGCAGTTCTGCGTTGACATTTTTTTGCCGCAAGGTCTGGTAAAAAACCACGCTGTTTTCCACCGTTACCACCCCGTCGTCGCCCGCATGGGTAATATAGGTAGGGGGCATTTGTGGAGTAACATTGGCTTCGGCGGAAAAATAACGTACCTGCTTATCTGTAGGTTCCTTACCCAATAGTTTTACCCGTGAGCCGCGATGCGTGAGCCCGGCTTCCATACTGATAACGGGATACACCAGAATCATGAAAGCGGGACGCAGCCCTGTATGCTCGGGATTAGGGATGTAACTGGTATCGTAATGTGTGCACAACATGGCCGCCAAGTGACCACCTGCCGAGTAGCCAATGATGCCCACTTTGTTGCTATCGATGTTCCATTCCTTGCTTTTGCTTTTTACCAGCCTGATAGCTTGCTGTGCATCCATGAGGGGCGCCAGGCTTTTATCGCGCATGGTAGCGTCTTTGGGCAAGCGGTATTTGACCACGAAGGCAGCAATGCCTTTTTGTACAAAGGCTTCTGCAATGGGCGTCCCTTCTGTATTGGTGGCCAGGAAGGTATAGGCCCCGCCGGGGAAAATGATCACAGCCGTGCCGGTAGTGGTAGCCGCAGAAGGGAGGTAAGCGGTAATGGCAGGCACTTCATTGGCTGCTACGATGCCGATACTATTGGGAATGCTATCGGTGTACAGGGGCAGCACCTGCTGCGCCTGGCCAGCACCCGCGAAAAAAAATACAATGATCCATAATGTGTTTATTCTGCGCATACAAAAACGGACAGACGTTTTATTGGCCTGTCCGTTTTAGAACGTATCAGGATATGGGACTAACTATTCCTTTTGTAAAGCTCCTATATTTTGTCCTCCAGCATTTTCTTTTCTTCGGGCTTTACGTATTGTCCGTATTTATCGAGGTATTCTTTGGCTACGGGCTTCAGGTTTTCCCAGTCTTTCTGGTTGAGCAGGTGGATGGATTTGGCACGTAGGAATATTTCATCACCCGGTGCACCATAGGGTTTTACTTTTTCGGCTATTTCATTCCAGTTGGGCTTTACCTGTGGATTGGGTACGTAGGGGGCAATCACATCCTGGTAAATGATGTTCATGAGTTTGGTATGCAGAGGGCGGTTGGGATTGCTTTGCAATTGCTGCTGCAAGATACCAAAACCAGGATCTGTTACTTTTTTGGTGCTGCCCTCAATGTATTCCTGGTCTTCAGGTGAGTACGGCGTTTTCAGAGAAGCGAAGAAAGCGATATTGAAGCGGTTCACGCCGGCACGGTCGCCAGTTTGTGCAGCGGCCAGGGCCAGTTCTTTGAGGAAGGCAGGATCGGTTTTGCCATTCATGTATTGGTCCAGCATGGCTGCATAGGCTTCGCCCGGCTCTGTGAGGTCGGCATCTGCGATGGTCACCTCCGGTAAAGAGCCTATTTGCGGATTGAGCGGCTGGTGTATTTTCCGCAACTCCTTCAAGGGTATTTTGATCACCCCGCGATCATAAGTCATGAGACCGTTTTGTTCCCCTTCCACATCATAAGGCTGGGTATAGATGCTGGCACTCAGACCTTCCTTTTGCAGTAACTGCAGGTGCTTGGTCATGATGCTGTACTTGGCTTTGAGACCGGCAGGTTTTTCATTGATATACCCCCAGGCACTGCTGCTGTTCCACTGGTGGTTGGGGATGAATACGCCGATGCCGCCAAACTCGCCCAGTACGCGGGCCTTGCCAGGCATGGAGATGCTGATCATGGGATCGGGATAACTGTGCACATCCGTCATATCCGCCGCAACATAGGCATTTGGACTGGGGCTACGTAGCTTTTCATTTACGTATAGGATCTCGCCGCTGTGACCGTTTACAAGACGGGATGGATCGGTAGCTTTTACCCATTTAGTAAGCCGTTCCTGGTCGTACTGCCCCCATTTTTCGTTGAACAATACCCAGGTGGTGATAGCAGGATGATTGCGCAGTTGCTCCATCATTTCCTTCCCCTGTTGTTCGAATATCTTTTTGGCCCCTTCGGGCAGGCGTGGATTGGGCTGTACAAAATCCTGCCATACCAATATGCCTAACTTATCGGCATGGTAGTACCAGCGGGCAGGCTCTATCTTGATGTGTTTGCGGATGGTATTAAAACCCATGGCCTTGATGGCTTCTATATCGAAACGCAGCGCAGCATCGGTGGGGGCGGTATGCAGTCCATCGGGCCAGAAACCTTGATCGAGGGTGCCGAGGTTGAAGTAAGGTTTGCCGTTGAGGAAGATGCGTTCTGTGCCTTCTTTATCTTTCTCCACACTTACCTGCCGCATGCCAACGTAAGACTTTACTTCATCAATCACTTTTCCACCTTTCTTCAGGCGTATTACCAGGTCGTGCAAGTAAGGGGTTGCGGGCGACCATAGTTGCGGCTGGTTGAAATTCAATGCGCCGGTATATTGACCACTTTGTCCCTGGCGAAGCGTAGCGGCCGTATTGGTTTGTGGTATAGACACTTCCAGTATACAGCCCTTGCATTCTCCCTTTATCTGACTACTGATGCTTAAACTTCCTTTCTCTAATGTAGTGCCAGACAGTTGTGGTGTCAGTTGTAGGCTGGCTATATAAGCTGTCGGCACCTGCTCCAGCCAAACTGTTTGCCAGATGCCGGAGCTGGGCGTGTAATAAATGCTTTGCGGTTTCAATACCTGCTTGCCGCACGGACCGATGCCGGCATCGGAGGGATCGTATACTTTCAACACCAGTTCGTTGGCGCCTTCTTTCAAGGTAGCCGTAATATCGAAGTTGAAGGCAGTATATCCTCCTTCATGTGTGCCTATTTCTTTTCCATTGAGGTATACCCAGCACTGATAATCCACGGCACCAAAGTGCAACAGCAGTTTCTCCCCTGCTTTCAATATCGGCTTATCGAAGCTTCGGCGATACCAAAGACGTTGCTCTGGCAGTAAAACTTTTTTTACACCGGAGAGTGCAGACTCCAGGGGGAAGGGAACCAAAATATGTCCCTGCCAGTTAGTTGGCGTGGCAGCATCCGCTGGCTGAACAGCATACTCCCACAGGCCATTGAGGTTGGTCCACTGTTGCCTTTCCATTTGCGGGCGGGGGTATTCATTGTGGGGCTTACCGGCCTTTACTTCTTTGGCCCAGCGGGTATGCAGGGCAACGGGTTGCATTTTCCAGGTTTGCGCGTTGGCGCCTATTGCTGCCAGCAGGCATAACGCTGTCCATCCATTTTTCATTTGGCTCATGCAGTTTAATAGTTTGTTTACAGATGGCTCATCAGCGGCCATCTAATTATAACGAATCAGCTAAAGGTTTAACCATTGGCCTTTCCGTATTCAATGTAGTATAGTTATTCAATGCAAAAGGGTGAGCCGCCCTATGAGGGCGACCCAACCTTTTAAAAAACTACCGCTTGCAGCACGTATCGTTCCAATCTCATTATTGCGCTACAGTACATTGCATACGATTCTACCGGTGAACGGTTTTTATACAGGAAC of Paraflavitalea devenefica contains these proteins:
- a CDS encoding alpha/beta hydrolase family protein — encoded protein: MRLFIVLIAAIVLYINTQGQSPEQYLYREPVATGSKTPIDFNGIEQWKAVLSAVDFRSATLSRDGRYCSYATKEGVVVQSTENDWRHIVLGIKPGFFAGNNRQYIFQSKDSLCFLSLGSDAKTVISGVIAYQLPQNDDCNEWIAIMLKDGSCILKNLLNGKERHFNNAGIPSFTHKDWFGYLNKNGNLSVMQLATGKTTWHDHVSSYDFDENGRVLILLAHDGERRNLQWVNPTSGQSKEIWSTSDKHIGIGGHLVDASGSRIVFLVEAKQSGKLTPTIWYYQKGMEQAAEMVNHRTVVSLNADLELVPQLPRFSANGKYIVFDLKETENDNQKTSPNAVQLDVWHYKDKFMMSAQLEDINISSKKKNRKSRIWKEKIYSAAIATEGAKETLLLSTPEEPLLTLRGDYALTIKNENTSRLWEKLPPSYFVVSLKNGGRRQLKRSITHIFYPPNDNSWILCFDGRERQYLCYNFSTDSYQNLSAAIPYNLAGGVFEFFKFIQSKVPESQNFWWLEGRKSVLVNDYYDIWELDVTGKKSPVNITGEYGRKNNIRFDIIPCQGEREPYSPNIKVRPDIRLLLSAVNMTTKETGFYAIRPDRPGDPEPLSIGAHVQYLPDRLAYGDVSRGLLPLKAHDADVWLVQRMTNSEPPNLYVTRDLKTMKKLTNVSPPQRYNWLTTELVSFTQQDGSITKGLLYKPENFDENKKYPVLIYYYKQETLRLHDYLEPDYTKSAHINIPWFVSRGYLVFIPDIYFNKALKGAAALNAVEGAATWLARRPFVDSTKMAISGHSVGGALTIYILTHSTRFAAVFEGAGASDLVTNQLQLTDLGTPRMQSQVSEDSIQGSDIWTHRDRYLENPILHVDKIMSPLLMFHNKVDGAVPFLQALELFVSMWRMGKKAWLLQYDQGNHGVILKKDAQDLTIRVTQFFDHYLKGAPAPVWMTRGIDARLKGIETGLELDKADVQP
- a CDS encoding alpha/beta hydrolase — translated: MRRINTLWIIVFFFAGAGQAQQVLPLYTDSIPNSIGIVAANEVPAITAYLPSAATTTGTAVIIFPGGAYTFLATNTEGTPIAEAFVQKGIAAFVVKYRLPKDATMRDKSLAPLMDAQQAIRLVKSKSKEWNIDSNKVGIIGYSAGGHLAAMLCTHYDTSYIPNPEHTGLRPAFMILVYPVISMEAGLTHRGSRVKLLGKEPTDKQVRYFSAEANVTPQMPPTYITHAGDDGVVTVENSVVFYQTLRQKNVNAELHIYPRGDHGFTQRLPVEEWLDPMLRFLKRSGWY
- a CDS encoding glycoside hydrolase family 2 protein, which translates into the protein MSQMKNGWTALCLLAAIGANAQTWKMQPVALHTRWAKEVKAGKPHNEYPRPQMERQQWTNLNGLWEYAVQPADAATPTNWQGHILVPFPLESALSGVKKVLLPEQRLWYRRSFDKPILKAGEKLLLHFGAVDYQCWVYLNGKEIGTHEGGYTAFNFDITATLKEGANELVLKVYDPSDAGIGPCGKQVLKPQSIYYTPSSGIWQTVWLEQVPTAYIASLQLTPQLSGTTLEKGSLSISSQIKGECKGCILEVSIPQTNTAATLRQGQSGQYTGALNFNQPQLWSPATPYLHDLVIRLKKGGKVIDEVKSYVGMRQVSVEKDKEGTERIFLNGKPYFNLGTLDQGFWPDGLHTAPTDAALRFDIEAIKAMGFNTIRKHIKIEPARWYYHADKLGILVWQDFVQPNPRLPEGAKKIFEQQGKEMMEQLRNHPAITTWVLFNEKWGQYDQERLTKWVKATDPSRLVNGHSGEILYVNEKLRSPSPNAYVAADMTDVHSYPDPMISISMPGKARVLGEFGGIGVFIPNHQWNSSSAWGYINEKPAGLKAKYSIMTKHLQLLQKEGLSASIYTQPYDVEGEQNGLMTYDRGVIKIPLKELRKIHQPLNPQIGSLPEVTIADADLTEPGEAYAAMLDQYMNGKTDPAFLKELALAAAQTGDRAGVNRFNIAFFASLKTPYSPEDQEYIEGSTKKVTDPGFGILQQQLQSNPNRPLHTKLMNIIYQDVIAPYVPNPQVKPNWNEIAEKVKPYGAPGDEIFLRAKSIHLLNQKDWENLKPVAKEYLDKYGQYVKPEEKKMLEDKI